The Brasilonema sennae CENA114 genome includes a region encoding these proteins:
- the glgB gene encoding 1,4-alpha-glucan branching enzyme, translated as MTTIAPEQVNSIVWNQHQDPFEVLGAHPIEQNGKSIWAVRAYLPNASQAWVILPEERKEYPMEAVHHPHFFECTIETNELANYQLRIKEGEHERVMYDPYAFPSPRLTEFDLHLFSEGNHHRIYEKLGAHPTEINGVKGVYFAVWAPNARNVSILGDFNLWDGRKHQMRKGQTGIWELFIPELGVGESYKYEIKNIEGHIYEKSDPYGFQQEPRPKTASIVTDLDAYTWSDQQWLEKRRNSDPLTEPLSVYELHLGSWLHGSSAEPPLLPNGETQPVITVSELKPGARFLTYRELAERLIPYVKDLGYTHIEVLPVAEHPFDGSWGYQVTGYYAPTSRFGRPEDFMYFVDQCHKNGIGVIVDWVPAHFPKDGHGLAFFDGTHLYEHADPRKGEHKEWGTLVFNYSRNEVRNFLAANALFWFDKFHIDGIRVDAVASMLYLDYCRENGEWVTNQYGGRENLEAADFLRQVNHTLFSYFPGIVSIAEESTSWPMVSWPTYTGGLGFNLKWNMGWMHDMLDYFSMDPWFRQFHQNNLTFSMWYHHSENYMLALSHDEVVHGKSNIIGKMPGDRWQKFANVRCLFTYMFTHPGKKTMFMSMEFGQWSEWNVWGDLEWELFQHEPHQQLKQFFKELNHLYRSEPALYTQDFAREGFEWIDCSDNRHSVVSFIRHDKDSDDFVVVICNFTPQPHSHYRIGVPELGFYTELFNSDARQYGGSNMGNLGGKWTDNWSLHNHPYSLDLCLPPLGVLILKLDKEKTAQVME; from the coding sequence ATGACCACGATAGCCCCAGAACAGGTTAACAGCATCGTTTGGAATCAACATCAAGATCCGTTTGAAGTACTAGGTGCCCATCCCATAGAACAGAATGGTAAAAGCATCTGGGCTGTGCGAGCCTACCTACCAAATGCAAGTCAGGCGTGGGTTATCCTTCCTGAAGAACGGAAGGAATACCCAATGGAAGCGGTGCATCATCCCCACTTTTTTGAATGCACGATAGAAACAAATGAACTGGCGAACTACCAGTTACGGATCAAAGAAGGGGAACACGAGCGAGTGATGTATGATCCTTACGCTTTCCCCTCTCCCCGCCTGACTGAATTTGATTTGCACTTGTTTAGCGAAGGTAACCATCACCGGATTTACGAAAAACTAGGAGCGCACCCCACAGAAATCAACGGTGTTAAAGGCGTTTATTTTGCTGTTTGGGCACCGAACGCCCGTAATGTGTCAATTTTAGGAGATTTCAATCTTTGGGACGGTCGCAAACACCAGATGCGTAAAGGTCAGACTGGGATTTGGGAATTGTTCATTCCCGAACTTGGTGTAGGAGAGAGTTACAAATACGAAATTAAAAACATTGAAGGACACATTTACGAAAAATCTGATCCCTACGGTTTTCAACAAGAACCCCGCCCCAAAACCGCATCCATTGTCACTGATTTGGATGCCTACACCTGGAGTGATCAACAGTGGCTGGAAAAACGGCGTAACAGCGATCCCCTCACCGAACCCCTTTCAGTTTACGAACTGCATTTAGGTTCTTGGTTACATGGATCTAGTGCAGAACCACCACTACTGCCCAATGGTGAAACCCAGCCAGTCATCACAGTTTCAGAACTCAAGCCAGGCGCACGCTTCCTAACATACCGGGAACTAGCAGAACGGCTTATTCCTTACGTTAAAGATTTAGGATATACCCACATTGAAGTGCTGCCTGTTGCCGAGCATCCCTTTGATGGCTCTTGGGGTTATCAAGTCACTGGGTATTATGCTCCCACCTCCCGTTTTGGTAGACCAGAAGACTTTATGTACTTCGTTGACCAATGCCACAAAAATGGTATTGGGGTGATTGTAGATTGGGTTCCTGCTCACTTCCCCAAAGATGGTCATGGTTTAGCGTTCTTTGATGGTACTCACCTTTACGAACACGCTGACCCCCGCAAAGGCGAACATAAGGAATGGGGTACTCTCGTGTTCAACTACTCCCGTAACGAAGTCCGAAATTTTTTGGCAGCAAATGCCCTCTTCTGGTTTGACAAATTCCATATTGATGGTATTCGCGTTGATGCTGTCGCCTCAATGCTTTATCTTGACTATTGCCGCGAAAATGGAGAATGGGTTACCAACCAGTACGGCGGTAGAGAAAACCTGGAAGCAGCAGATTTTCTGCGTCAGGTCAATCACACTCTTTTCAGCTATTTCCCTGGTATTGTCTCAATTGCCGAAGAATCCACCTCATGGCCAATGGTATCTTGGCCTACCTACACCGGAGGCTTGGGTTTTAACTTGAAGTGGAATATGGGTTGGATGCACGATATGCTGGACTACTTCAGCATGGACCCCTGGTTCCGCCAATTCCACCAAAACAACCTCACCTTTAGTATGTGGTATCACCACAGCGAGAACTACATGCTGGCACTGTCCCACGATGAAGTGGTGCATGGTAAGAGCAATATTATCGGCAAAATGCCTGGAGATAGATGGCAGAAGTTCGCTAACGTGCGTTGTTTGTTTACTTATATGTTTACTCACCCAGGTAAGAAAACCATGTTTATGAGCATGGAATTTGGACAGTGGAGTGAGTGGAATGTCTGGGGTGACTTGGAATGGGAGCTATTCCAGCATGAGCCACACCAACAGCTAAAACAGTTTTTCAAAGAGCTAAACCATCTTTACCGCTCCGAACCAGCTTTGTACACCCAAGATTTTGCCCGCGAAGGGTTTGAGTGGATTGACTGTAGCGATAACCGCCACAGCGTGGTTTCTTTTATCCGTCACGACAAGGATTCTGATGATTTCGTTGTTGTGATTTGCAACTTCACACCTCAACCCCATTCCCACTATCGCATCGGTGTTCCAGAACTAGGATTTTATACTGAGTTATTCAACAGTGATGCTCGTCAGTATGGTGGTAGCAATATGGGTAACTTAGGCGGTAAGTGGACAGACAATTGGTCATTGCACAATCATCCCTATTCGCTGGATTTATGTTTGCCACCCTTGGGAGTATTAATCCTCAAGTTAGATAAGGAGAAAACAGCACAGGTAATGGAATGA
- a CDS encoding peptidoglycan D,D-transpeptidase FtsI family protein encodes MPKSSSRTKLKNFNFPKPSFKKRQQKGSRRESNNKLADSTQEQPPNIKFRLLIVWSFLIAAGFGLGVNLYNLQIIRGAKLTEKARNQQMVNLRPFIPRRPVVDRNKDLLAIDRPVYTLYAHPKLFEKSNNQMAELLSPILDQDADELEKKFDSKKSGITLTTALSEEIADRISSLHLNGLESIQKYSRLYPQQDLAAEVVGYVNLDRRGQAGVEYSQEKLLERSMNMVRLSRTGNGSLMPDYAPDGLFNSDDLRLQLTIDSRLQRVARFALKAQIQKYRAKRGAVIVMDAWDGSLLALVSQPTYNPNEYSKADISLFKNWTVADLYEPGSTFKPLNVAIGLEAGIIKPEDMFKDPGYIQVGDRTIRNAENKRYGRINIAQILQHSSNIGMVKIIQRMEPSVYYGWLERLGLRQSVDTDLPFTVSSQLKSQQEFLATPVEPATTSFGQGFSLTPLQLVQMLGALANGGKLVTPHIVQGLVDAKGQIHYSPNRPAPRQIFSYATTRKVVEMMETVVDDGTGKASQIPGYRIAGKTGTAEKASRAGGYIIGAKITSFVGILPVESPRYVVLALIDDPRGQNAYGSTVAAPVAKSVMEALITIEQIPPSKPMTQIPANQTPTSPR; translated from the coding sequence ATGCCAAAATCATCAAGCAGAACAAAATTAAAAAACTTTAACTTTCCGAAACCATCATTTAAGAAGCGACAGCAGAAGGGTTCGAGACGAGAGTCGAATAACAAACTTGCTGACTCCACGCAAGAGCAACCACCCAACATAAAATTTAGACTTCTCATTGTTTGGAGCTTTCTCATTGCAGCGGGGTTTGGATTGGGTGTTAACTTATACAATTTACAAATTATCCGGGGAGCAAAGTTAACAGAAAAGGCGCGAAACCAACAAATGGTGAATTTGCGACCTTTTATACCCCGTCGCCCAGTAGTGGATCGCAATAAAGATTTGCTGGCAATTGACCGTCCGGTATATACTTTGTATGCTCATCCCAAACTTTTTGAAAAGTCTAACAACCAGATGGCAGAACTGCTCTCGCCAATACTGGATCAAGATGCTGATGAATTAGAAAAAAAGTTTGACAGCAAAAAAAGCGGTATTACACTTACTACTGCCTTAAGCGAAGAAATTGCAGATCGTATTTCTTCACTACATCTCAATGGTCTAGAGTCAATTCAAAAATACTCCCGATTATACCCACAGCAGGATTTAGCTGCAGAAGTAGTAGGTTATGTTAATCTTGACCGTCGTGGTCAGGCTGGTGTGGAGTACAGCCAAGAGAAGTTGCTAGAACGTTCTATGAATATGGTACGGCTCAGCAGAACAGGTAACGGGTCGCTGATGCCAGATTATGCTCCAGACGGTTTATTCAATTCTGATGATCTGCGACTACAACTGACTATAGACAGCCGTCTACAAAGAGTTGCCCGCTTTGCTCTTAAGGCACAAATACAAAAGTACCGAGCAAAACGAGGGGCGGTGATCGTTATGGATGCGTGGGATGGTTCGCTACTTGCTTTGGTTTCTCAGCCCACCTATAATCCAAACGAATACTCTAAAGCCGATATCTCTTTATTTAAAAACTGGACAGTAGCAGATCTCTATGAACCAGGTTCAACTTTCAAACCTTTGAATGTAGCTATTGGTTTGGAAGCTGGCATTATTAAACCTGAAGATATGTTTAAAGACCCTGGTTACATTCAAGTAGGTGACAGAACAATCAGGAATGCCGAAAACAAACGTTACGGGCGAATAAACATCGCTCAGATTTTGCAGCACTCCAGTAATATAGGCATGGTGAAAATTATCCAAAGAATGGAACCCTCTGTCTACTACGGTTGGTTGGAACGTTTGGGTTTAAGGCAAAGCGTTGATACAGATTTACCCTTCACTGTTAGCAGTCAGCTCAAAAGCCAGCAAGAATTTCTTGCTACACCAGTTGAACCAGCAACGACCTCTTTTGGTCAAGGCTTTTCGTTGACACCGTTGCAGTTGGTGCAAATGCTTGGTGCTTTAGCTAATGGGGGTAAATTGGTCACACCCCACATAGTCCAGGGATTGGTAGATGCCAAAGGACAGATCCACTACTCACCGAATCGACCTGCACCGCGTCAAATCTTCTCATATGCGACTACGCGAAAAGTTGTAGAGATGATGGAAACTGTGGTTGATGACGGAACAGGAAAAGCATCACAAATTCCAGGGTATCGCATCGCAGGCAAAACTGGTACAGCCGAAAAAGCTAGTCGCGCTGGTGGTTACATTATCGGAGCTAAAATCACCAGCTTTGTGGGTATTTTACCTGTGGAATCTCCCCGCTATGTTGTGTTGGCGTTGATTGATGATCCCAGGGGTCAAAATGCTTATGGTAGTACTGTAGCCGCACCCGTTGCTAAGTCAGTGATGGAAGCACTGATTACTATTGAACAAATTCCACCAAGTAAACCAATGACTCAAATACCTGCCAATCAAACACCTACCAGTCCGCGTTAA
- a CDS encoding iron-containing redox enzyme family protein codes for MQSNLVISPLAEVEAKSTRIKEETSINYELAEQQFIELLATENLDKKLDADPSQKNEFEHTLDVAISAAYQNGAGDDAAHRFLQRILYRINRLNLFWYDDLSHYVNERSPYLYKVRDQIETAWQEWELGQIDVAALQQLDVKQALIERGAYDLEPPLSEDSRYIREKMSEAGYRHLLAIGSFDGLVEGSRLSRILGGAANQVQCTLVRVLLEEYGNGRFSRKHSTFFAQMLTEFGMNTEPEGYFDLVPWEVLACANHNFLLTECKRHFLRYSGGLTYFEVAGPAAYRNYLAAAQRLGLSDAAMGYWELHIREDERHGRWMLDDVALPLAQMYPNEAWELVLGYDQEKLMGDRAAIAVVQSIREAEQVASSM; via the coding sequence ATGCAAAGCAATTTAGTGATATCTCCTCTCGCCGAGGTTGAAGCAAAAAGTACGCGTATCAAAGAAGAAACAAGTATAAATTACGAGCTTGCTGAGCAGCAATTTATAGAACTGCTAGCAACAGAAAACTTAGACAAAAAACTAGATGCAGATCCCTCACAGAAGAACGAGTTTGAACACACACTCGATGTAGCGATTTCTGCTGCTTATCAAAATGGTGCTGGTGATGATGCAGCTCATCGTTTTCTCCAACGCATACTATATCGCATTAATCGATTGAATCTGTTTTGGTACGATGATCTAAGCCACTACGTAAACGAGCGTTCTCCTTACTTGTACAAGGTACGTGACCAAATTGAGACAGCTTGGCAAGAGTGGGAACTTGGACAAATCGATGTGGCTGCGTTGCAACAACTAGATGTAAAGCAAGCTCTCATTGAGCGTGGTGCTTACGATTTAGAACCGCCTTTATCAGAAGACAGTCGCTACATCCGGGAGAAAATGAGCGAGGCTGGCTACCGTCACTTACTGGCTATTGGCTCGTTTGACGGTTTAGTGGAAGGTAGTCGTCTTTCCCGCATTCTGGGTGGCGCTGCTAATCAAGTACAGTGTACTTTGGTGCGAGTCCTGTTGGAAGAGTACGGCAACGGTCGTTTTTCTCGCAAGCACTCTACATTTTTTGCCCAAATGCTGACTGAATTTGGGATGAACACTGAACCAGAAGGATATTTCGATTTAGTTCCTTGGGAAGTTCTAGCATGCGCTAATCATAACTTTCTACTGACTGAGTGCAAGCGTCATTTCCTACGGTATAGTGGTGGGTTGACCTATTTTGAGGTAGCAGGACCTGCGGCTTATAGAAACTATCTTGCTGCAGCACAAAGACTTGGACTGTCTGACGCAGCGATGGGTTATTGGGAGTTGCACATTCGGGAAGATGAACGCCACGGACGCTGGATGTTGGATGATGTGGCTTTACCTTTAGCCCAAATGTATCCTAATGAGGCGTGGGAACTAGTGTTGGGGTACGACCAGGAGAAGCTGATGGGCGATCGCGCGGCTATTGCTGTTGTCCAATCAATACGTGAAGCAGAACAAGTAGCCTCATCTATGTAA
- a CDS encoding class I SAM-dependent methyltransferase, translating to MKDIFSCPEESNFYSSCLENLVLRNCKKSECVVEFGSGDGSPVINSLLKNRFDGVIHGFELNPSAWKAANSTIDEYNLGHKYIISNSSLFDSSQREAEYLVANPPYLPAPDNDIYIPLLFGGEDGATVTNELLSLGYDNVLLLVSSFSNPESTIHHARANGYSVKNFVVLPLQFGYYSSEPKVKKHIEELRKNKMAFYSGDYYFLAGVLFQKSQESKVDLSNELAQVMTSL from the coding sequence ATGAAAGACATCTTTTCTTGCCCAGAAGAATCTAATTTCTATTCCAGTTGCTTGGAAAACTTGGTTTTGAGAAATTGTAAAAAATCGGAATGTGTTGTTGAATTTGGCTCCGGAGATGGCAGTCCTGTTATTAATTCACTCTTGAAAAACAGGTTTGATGGTGTGATACACGGATTTGAATTAAATCCTTCTGCTTGGAAAGCCGCTAATTCAACGATAGATGAATATAATCTTGGTCATAAATACATCATCTCTAATTCCAGTTTGTTTGATTCTTCTCAACGAGAAGCAGAGTATCTAGTAGCTAATCCACCTTATCTCCCAGCACCAGATAATGATATTTATATACCTTTGTTATTTGGTGGAGAAGATGGAGCAACAGTTACCAACGAACTCTTATCATTAGGTTATGACAATGTATTACTTTTAGTCTCTAGCTTTTCTAACCCAGAAAGTACAATTCATCACGCAAGAGCCAACGGTTACTCTGTAAAGAATTTCGTGGTTTTACCTTTGCAATTTGGCTACTATAGCTCTGAGCCAAAAGTTAAAAAACACATAGAGGAATTACGAAAAAACAAAATGGCTTTCTATTCTGGCGATTATTACTTTTTAGCTGGTGTTTTATTTCAAAAGTCTCAAGAATCTAAGGTTGATTTATCTAATGAGTTAGCTCAAGTCATGACAAGTCTGTAA